A region of uncultured Campylobacter sp. DNA encodes the following proteins:
- a CDS encoding DUF1007 family protein: MKFIKILLLSAIFSSRIFACALCALYTPTAHVSITPVAQDGKIVSLHFSWLFSQNFTDVIMQTYDINSNGKLENSELAEITKAMTDYLTPKNYLCEAEFYDQAPKNAKPALSNLVGTQIKGNFKNAISLVKKGRLVFEFDQKVGFELRNNRVLKISINDDQGFFNFKMLDDKPINLGEGFIAKPNSNLATTFIEFSGEKPKIADKKPPISGAPDSDLAQSGLASSEQILAGSEDKLAQGGQAKPNASSARRSNQRSVGDIVSEAAAEAQKNIAASDTLAQINKAAKKDVQAKGGPANSTALADKGVSENFAARRDNSLNSAHSTQNLATPPGESSLNLAQNNASKNGATSDSDEISSEPQKEATLGFVAQKTMDFMKSLKTAFRASSEHASASTILWVLALSFIYGFFHAAGPGHAKLLTASYFLAHGGSYVKAFGFALKIGLLHVLGALVLVSASMFVLQNVAGLVSTTSASITTKISALLIIVITALIIYDKARRVRSGVSHDAGCSCAACASAANTAGTDAHLKNTAFANARDSAGAASKSYKFSKFKTPIGESAQYLDTKNLSTATAELNSDSNLTASLEENSSSQNEQKQTLNSTNSKNQTSSRSLQNGATGGGEKGREWLIALAAALVPCPGTILIFVLAFSLGSFALSVASALFIGFGMSVVIFLAALFGAKANELSSKRLVSLKLYIEFAGLFVMFGLGIFMYFISDTLRIL, translated from the coding sequence ATGAAATTTATTAAAATTTTACTTTTATCCGCGATCTTTAGCTCGCGGATATTTGCGTGCGCTCTGTGCGCCCTATACACGCCCACTGCGCACGTTAGCATTACCCCCGTCGCACAAGACGGCAAGATCGTGAGCCTGCATTTTTCGTGGCTTTTCTCTCAAAATTTTACCGACGTCATAATGCAGACCTACGATATAAATTCCAATGGCAAGCTTGAAAATAGCGAGCTTGCCGAGATAACTAAGGCGATGACCGATTATCTAACCCCCAAAAACTATCTTTGCGAGGCGGAATTCTACGATCAAGCGCCAAAAAACGCAAAGCCCGCGCTTAGCAACCTAGTAGGCACGCAAATCAAGGGAAATTTTAAAAACGCAATAAGCCTCGTCAAAAAGGGCAGACTCGTGTTTGAGTTCGATCAAAAAGTCGGCTTCGAGCTGCGCAACAACCGCGTTCTTAAAATTTCCATTAACGACGATCAGGGGTTTTTCAATTTCAAAATGCTTGACGACAAGCCCATTAATCTAGGCGAGGGCTTTATAGCGAAGCCTAATTCAAATTTAGCCACCACATTTATAGAATTTAGCGGCGAAAAGCCGAAGATCGCAGATAAAAAACCGCCAATTTCAGGCGCGCCGGACTCCGATTTAGCGCAGAGCGGTCTTGCATCTAGCGAGCAGATTCTTGCGGGCTCAGAGGATAAACTTGCGCAAGGCGGGCAAGCTAAACCCAATGCCAGCTCGGCGCGCAGATCAAACCAAAGATCCGTCGGCGATATTGTTTCGGAGGCTGCAGCAGAGGCGCAAAAAAATATAGCCGCTTCGGATACTCTCGCGCAGATTAATAAAGCCGCCAAAAAGGACGTGCAAGCAAAAGGTGGTCCCGCAAATTCTACGGCGCTTGCAGATAAAGGCGTGAGCGAAAATTTTGCGGCGAGGCGAGACAATTCTTTAAATTCCGCGCATTCTACGCAAAATCTCGCGACGCCGCCCGGGGAGAGTTCTTTAAATTTAGCGCAAAATAACGCAAGCAAAAACGGCGCCACATCCGACAGCGACGAGATTTCAAGCGAGCCACAAAAAGAGGCTACGCTGGGATTTGTCGCGCAAAAGACGATGGATTTTATGAAAAGCCTCAAAACGGCGTTTCGCGCAAGCAGCGAGCATGCAAGCGCAAGCACGATCCTATGGGTCCTAGCGCTTTCTTTCATATACGGCTTTTTCCACGCGGCAGGCCCTGGGCACGCGAAGCTGCTAACGGCGAGCTATTTCCTAGCCCATGGCGGCAGCTACGTCAAGGCCTTCGGATTTGCCCTTAAAATCGGGCTTCTGCACGTCCTAGGAGCTCTCGTTTTGGTAAGCGCGAGCATGTTCGTGCTGCAAAACGTCGCAGGGCTCGTCTCCACGACCTCCGCCTCGATCACCACGAAAATTTCGGCGCTTCTGATCATCGTCATAACGGCGCTCATCATCTACGACAAAGCTCGCCGCGTAAGATCGGGCGTCAGCCACGATGCGGGCTGCTCTTGCGCCGCTTGCGCTTCCGCTGCAAATACCGCAGGGACGGATGCGCACTTAAAAAATACGGCGTTTGCAAACGCTAGGGATTCCGCTGGCGCAGCGTCAAAGAGTTATAAATTTTCTAAATTTAAAACTCCTATCGGCGAATCCGCACAGTATTTGGATACCAAAAATTTAAGTACCGCAACGGCGGAGCTAAATTCGGATTCAAATTTAACCGCAAGCCTAGAAGAAAACTCGTCTAGCCAAAACGAGCAAAAACAGACTTTGAATTCTACAAATTCCAAAAACCAAACCTCGTCTCGCTCGCTGCAAAATGGCGCGACTGGCGGCGGCGAGAAAGGGCGGGAGTGGCTTATCGCGCTTGCAGCGGCGCTTGTGCCCTGCCCCGGCACGATCCTGATTTTTGTACTTGCCTTCAGCCTCGGAAGCTTCGCGCTTAGCGTCGCAAGTGCGCTTTTCATCGGTTTTGGAATGAGCGTCGTGATATTTTTAGCCGCACTTTTCGGCGCGAAGGCAAACGAGCTAAGCTCGAAGCGGCTCGTAAGCTTGAAGCTTTACATCGAATTTGCGGGGCTTTTCGTGATGTTCGGGCTTGGGATTTTTATGTATTTCATCTCAGACACCCTCAGGATACTGTAA
- a CDS encoding DUF3137 domain-containing protein: protein MVSRELNAKIFGAKEMMDDVDFMRDFRVFADDKVEARYLLTPAFMERLREINRETSGEFSLSAVFMDECLYLFLNGAPDLFETTLFDRPASIELAREYQTQIRKILSLIETLKLTN, encoded by the coding sequence GTGGTAAGCAGGGAGCTAAACGCCAAGATCTTCGGCGCAAAAGAGATGATGGACGATGTGGATTTTATGCGCGATTTTCGCGTGTTTGCGGATGACAAAGTAGAAGCGCGCTATTTGCTAACGCCCGCGTTTATGGAGCGTCTGCGCGAAATAAATCGCGAAACGAGCGGCGAGTTCAGCTTGAGCGCGGTATTTATGGATGAGTGCTTATATCTATTTTTAAACGGTGCGCCCGATCTTTTCGAAACTACGCTTTTTGATAGGCCCGCTAGCATAGAGCTCGCGCGCGAATACCAAACGCAGATCCGCAAAATTTTAAGCCTAATCGAAACGCTTAAACTCACAAATTAG
- the serA gene encoding phosphoglycerate dehydrogenase: MKTIIVCDAIHKIGFDLLKQESDIKVIDATNVPKSELYGILGDADVAITRSSTAVDEKFLSAGTKLKAIVRAGVGVDNCDIDGCSKRGIILMNVPTANTIAAVEMTMCHLLNAARKYVNSCNDLKINRIWKREKWYGAELYKKNLGIIGFGNIGSRVGVRALAFGMNVIAYDPYIEPEKATKLGVKYTKNFDEILSCDFITIHTPKNQETINMVGEPQIAKMKDGVRLINCARGGLYNEKALANNLRSGKIAYLGIDVFDKEPATDHELLDIENLSATPHLGANTLESQSNIAREAAEQAISAARGLNYPNALNLPLKLEDLPRGIEPYINLVSKVAYLAAQINKGPIKSIRIEGSGEVVQYLKSMLVFAIVGALHDSLGDSLNYVNAKFLADEKGIETSFGELANSVYKSEIAVKIMTDEAISNVAGTVFDGSEERIVNIGGFKTDFKPKGKMIIFKNTDVPGVIKSVSTILADENINIADFRLGRGEEGDALAVILVDSEVQKSTLDKLAALQTCLMVRYAAL; encoded by the coding sequence ATGAAAACTATCATAGTCTGCGACGCAATCCACAAAATCGGTTTCGATCTGCTTAAGCAAGAATCGGACATTAAAGTAATCGACGCTACGAACGTGCCCAAGAGCGAGCTATACGGAATTTTAGGCGATGCGGACGTCGCGATCACCAGAAGCTCTACGGCGGTGGATGAGAAATTCCTTAGCGCAGGCACCAAGCTAAAAGCGATCGTGCGCGCGGGCGTAGGCGTCGATAACTGCGACATCGACGGCTGCTCCAAGCGCGGCATTATTTTGATGAACGTACCTACCGCAAATACCATTGCCGCGGTCGAAATGACCATGTGCCATCTGCTAAATGCGGCGCGCAAATATGTAAATTCCTGCAACGATCTGAAAATTAATAGAATTTGGAAGCGCGAGAAGTGGTACGGCGCCGAGCTTTATAAAAAGAATCTCGGCATCATCGGCTTTGGAAACATCGGCTCGCGCGTGGGGGTGCGCGCGCTTGCGTTTGGGATGAACGTCATCGCCTATGATCCGTATATCGAGCCTGAGAAGGCCACGAAGCTCGGAGTAAAATATACGAAGAATTTCGATGAAATTTTATCTTGCGACTTCATCACGATCCATACGCCGAAAAATCAAGAGACGATAAATATGGTAGGCGAGCCGCAAATAGCGAAGATGAAAGACGGCGTGCGTCTAATAAACTGCGCTAGAGGCGGGCTGTATAATGAAAAAGCGCTCGCAAACAATCTACGCAGCGGCAAGATCGCGTATCTCGGCATCGACGTTTTTGACAAAGAGCCTGCGACCGATCACGAGCTTTTGGATATCGAAAATTTAAGCGCGACTCCGCATCTTGGAGCAAATACGCTCGAATCGCAAAGCAATATCGCCCGAGAAGCCGCAGAGCAGGCGATCAGCGCCGCGCGCGGCTTAAACTATCCAAACGCTTTAAATTTGCCGCTTAAGCTCGAGGATTTGCCGCGCGGTATCGAGCCGTATATAAATTTAGTCTCCAAAGTGGCCTATCTTGCGGCGCAGATCAATAAAGGCCCGATCAAATCGATTCGCATCGAGGGCAGCGGTGAGGTAGTTCAGTATCTAAAATCGATGCTCGTTTTTGCAATCGTAGGCGCGCTGCACGATTCTTTGGGCGATTCGCTAAATTACGTCAACGCTAAATTTCTTGCGGATGAAAAGGGGATTGAGACGAGCTTCGGCGAGCTTGCAAACAGCGTCTATAAAAGCGAGATCGCGGTAAAAATCATGACCGACGAGGCGATCTCAAACGTCGCGGGTACCGTCTTTGACGGCAGCGAGGAGCGTATCGTAAATATCGGCGGATTTAAGACCGATTTTAAGCCGAAAGGCAAGATGATAATCTTCAAAAACACCGACGTACCGGGCGTTATCAAATCCGTAAGCACGATCCTAGCCGACGAGAACATCAATATCGCGGACTTCCGCTTAGGCAGAGGCGAGGAGGGGGACGCTTTGGCGGTCATTTTGGTCGATTCCGAAGTGCAAAAAAGCACGCTTGATAAGCTGGCGGCGCTTCAGACCTGCCTAATGGTGCGCTACGCGGCGCTTTAA
- a CDS encoding 30S ribosomal protein S1 has protein sequence MAEVNEKVQNHAEEDFATLLEEYDAGKSRDEVVTGKVIALKDGEVFIDVGRKSEGILDAAEVSDDQGNPQVNVGDDIKVAIIGSRGGRPVVSYKKALKKEKVKAFIDSYDENAENVYDVKILSFNKGGFVCANADDVEFFMPRSQSALKNPNGAVGKNFKVKIIKVDRDEQSIVVSRKKLLDEDRKANKEAIEKVIATEGIIEGVVKKITTYGMFVDVGGVDGLVHYSEISYKGPVNPSSLYKEGDKVPVKVIKYDNDKKHLSLSIKEAMPDPWNEIKDSLEVGDTIRVKVSNIEPYGAFVDLGNDIEGFLHISEISWDKNIKNPKDFISEGEELDVEVVEINPSERRLRVSLKNLLTKPFDEFVAKHKVGDVLKGSVTTITNFGAFVRIDGVEGLLHNEDASWDRGEKCKNLFKVGDEIEVKIIKIDKDTQKISLNHKELGDSPISDYAKSHNQGDVVKGKIRDIKEFGIFVELGGGIDALIRKEDLGNVSVDSVKVGDEIEAAIAFIDEKKNRIRLSVRRLAHQKEREALNEINSNDDEKQSLGDLIKDQLNK, from the coding sequence ATGGCTGAGGTGAACGAGAAGGTTCAAAACCACGCAGAGGAAGATTTTGCGACATTGTTAGAGGAGTATGACGCCGGGAAGTCTCGCGACGAGGTTGTCACAGGTAAGGTTATCGCCCTTAAGGACGGCGAGGTTTTCATAGACGTAGGCAGGAAGTCGGAGGGCATTTTAGATGCCGCCGAGGTGAGCGACGATCAAGGAAACCCGCAGGTTAATGTAGGAGATGACATCAAAGTCGCTATTATCGGAAGCAGAGGCGGTCGCCCGGTCGTATCGTATAAAAAAGCCCTAAAGAAGGAAAAAGTAAAGGCGTTCATCGACTCCTATGATGAAAACGCAGAGAATGTCTATGACGTTAAAATTCTATCATTTAATAAGGGCGGTTTCGTTTGTGCTAACGCAGATGATGTGGAATTTTTTATGCCTCGCTCGCAAAGTGCGCTTAAAAATCCCAATGGCGCCGTCGGTAAAAATTTCAAGGTAAAGATCATTAAAGTTGATAGAGACGAACAAAGCATCGTAGTATCGCGTAAGAAGCTACTTGATGAGGATCGCAAAGCAAACAAAGAGGCGATCGAGAAAGTAATCGCTACTGAGGGCATTATCGAAGGCGTCGTAAAAAAAATCACTACCTACGGTATGTTCGTAGACGTAGGCGGCGTGGACGGACTCGTGCACTACAGCGAAATTTCATACAAAGGCCCGGTAAATCCGAGCTCGCTCTACAAAGAGGGTGATAAGGTTCCGGTTAAAGTTATCAAATATGACAACGATAAAAAACATCTCTCTCTTTCGATAAAAGAGGCGATGCCCGATCCTTGGAACGAGATCAAAGATAGCCTGGAAGTAGGCGATACTATCCGCGTAAAAGTAAGTAATATCGAGCCTTATGGCGCGTTCGTCGATCTTGGCAACGACATCGAGGGCTTTTTGCATATTAGTGAAATTTCGTGGGATAAAAATATCAAAAATCCGAAAGATTTCATCAGCGAGGGCGAGGAGCTTGATGTCGAGGTCGTAGAGATCAACCCTAGCGAGCGCAGATTGCGCGTAAGCCTTAAAAATTTACTCACCAAGCCGTTTGACGAGTTTGTTGCTAAGCATAAAGTGGGCGACGTGCTAAAAGGTAGCGTCACTACGATTACAAATTTCGGCGCGTTCGTAAGGATCGACGGTGTAGAGGGGCTTTTGCATAACGAAGACGCTTCGTGGGATCGCGGCGAGAAGTGCAAAAATTTATTCAAAGTGGGCGACGAGATCGAGGTTAAGATCATCAAGATCGACAAAGACACTCAAAAAATTTCTCTAAATCACAAGGAGCTCGGCGATAGCCCTATTAGCGATTACGCCAAGAGCCACAATCAAGGCGATGTCGTAAAAGGCAAGATCCGCGATATTAAAGAGTTTGGAATTTTTGTCGAGCTGGGAGGCGGTATCGACGCACTTATTCGCAAGGAAGATCTTGGCAACGTAAGCGTAGATAGCGTAAAAGTAGGCGACGAGATCGAGGCTGCGATCGCTTTCATCGATGAGAAGAAAAATAGAATTCGCCTAAGCGTGCGCAGACTGGCTCATCAAAAAGAGCGCGAGGCGCTAAATGAGATCAATAGTAACGACGATGAGAAGCAAAGCCTAGGGGATCTGATCAAAGATCAACTAAATAAATAA
- a CDS encoding 4-hydroxy-3-methylbut-2-enyl diphosphate reductase, translated as MKIEMAKSYGFCFGVKRAIKIAESAGEAATIGELIHNAEEINRLRQNFGVKTLGGVSEIKDEQKLIIRTHGIQKDDLQNLKAQKKQLIDATCPFVTKPQQIVEKMSAEGYDIVIFGDKNHPEVKGVKSYAKSRVFVIMDTKELQDVKLGPRVALVSQTTKKIESFTKIADFLMQRARELRIFNTICNATLENQEAVKSLSQKADVMIIVGGKNSSNTKQLFLISQNFCKDSYLIENESELERSWFENKSLCGISAGASTPDWIIKKVVARIENLTQNL; from the coding sequence TTGAAGATTGAGATGGCAAAAAGCTACGGCTTTTGCTTCGGCGTCAAGCGCGCGATCAAGATCGCAGAAAGCGCCGGCGAGGCCGCTACGATTGGTGAACTCATACATAACGCCGAAGAGATCAATAGGCTAAGGCAAAATTTCGGCGTCAAAACCCTGGGGGGCGTTAGCGAGATCAAGGACGAGCAAAAGCTCATCATCCGCACTCACGGCATCCAAAAGGACGATCTACAAAACCTAAAAGCACAAAAAAAGCAGCTCATCGACGCTACCTGCCCCTTCGTGACCAAGCCGCAGCAGATCGTAGAAAAGATGAGCGCGGAGGGCTATGATATCGTAATCTTCGGCGATAAAAATCATCCCGAGGTAAAGGGCGTGAAATCCTACGCAAAATCGCGCGTATTCGTGATCATGGATACGAAGGAACTGCAAGACGTCAAGCTTGGACCTCGCGTCGCACTCGTTTCGCAGACTACGAAAAAGATAGAAAGCTTTACCAAAATCGCGGATTTTTTGATGCAGCGCGCGAGAGAGCTGAGAATTTTTAATACGATTTGCAATGCGACGCTGGAAAATCAAGAGGCGGTAAAAAGCCTGTCGCAAAAGGCCGATGTGATGATAATCGTAGGCGGGAAAAATTCCTCCAACACCAAGCAGCTTTTTTTAATTTCACAAAATTTTTGCAAAGACAGCTACCTTATAGAAAACGAAAGCGAGCTTGAGCGCTCGTGGTTTGAAAACAAAAGCCTCTGCGGCATCTCCGCAGGAGCTAGCACGCCCGATTGGATCATCAAAAAAGTAGTGGCGCGAATCGAAAATTTAACGCAGAATTTATAA
- the aroA gene encoding 3-phosphoshikimate 1-carboxyvinyltransferase, with amino-acid sequence MRIFAQASPLRAEISNIAADKSISHRAAIFSLLASGASKISNYLAAEDTLNTLKIVELLGASVQRIGGEILITPPEVIKEPNVPLDCGNSGTAMRLFMGFLAGCEGFFVLCGDRYLSERPMRRVADPLCKVGAKIYGREGGEKAPIAVLGQKLGYFEYASKIASAQVKTALILAALRGSGCRFSEPELSRDHSERMLKVMGAQISRNGLAIEVASLSSPLRPLEIFIPNDPSSAFFFAIAAAIIPGSRIVLKNMLLNKTRIEAYEILKRMGAEVKFHKTSEIYEQIGDIEVAYAPLHAVEVSENISWLIDEAPALAIAFACAQGSSVLRNAAELRVKECDRIKVTCEGLRACGIKARELQDGWQIEGGEANAAIITPCGDHRIAMSFAILGLRSGMIVEDSDCIATSFPNFAAILRQIGAGVED; translated from the coding sequence ATGAGAATTTTTGCGCAAGCAAGCCCTTTGCGGGCGGAGATTTCAAATATCGCCGCAGACAAATCGATCTCGCACCGTGCGGCGATCTTTTCGCTGCTAGCAAGCGGAGCGAGTAAAATTTCAAACTATCTAGCCGCCGAGGATACGCTAAATACGCTAAAGATTGTGGAGCTTTTGGGCGCTAGCGTACAGCGCATAGGGGGCGAAATTCTAATCACTCCGCCGGAGGTTATCAAAGAGCCTAACGTCCCGCTTGATTGCGGCAACTCTGGCACCGCTATGCGGCTATTTATGGGCTTTTTAGCAGGATGCGAGGGCTTTTTCGTGCTGTGCGGCGATCGGTATCTAAGCGAGCGTCCGATGAGGCGCGTTGCGGATCCACTTTGCAAGGTGGGCGCTAAAATTTACGGACGAGAAGGCGGCGAAAAGGCGCCTATTGCGGTGCTCGGGCAAAAGCTCGGATATTTTGAATACGCGAGTAAAATCGCGTCCGCGCAGGTTAAGACCGCTCTGATTTTAGCGGCCTTGCGCGGCAGCGGGTGCAGGTTTAGCGAGCCCGAGCTTAGCCGCGATCATAGCGAGCGGATGCTAAAAGTGATGGGCGCGCAAATTTCACGCAATGGCCTTGCGATCGAAGTCGCGTCGCTTAGCTCGCCGCTTAGACCGCTTGAAATTTTTATCCCAAACGACCCCAGCTCGGCGTTTTTCTTCGCCATAGCCGCAGCGATAATCCCAGGCTCGCGCATCGTGCTAAAAAATATGCTGCTAAACAAAACTCGTATAGAGGCGTATGAAATTTTAAAACGCATGGGTGCTGAAGTAAAATTTCATAAAACGAGCGAAATTTACGAGCAGATCGGCGATATAGAGGTCGCTTACGCGCCGCTTCACGCCGTGGAGGTGAGCGAAAATATCTCGTGGCTGATAGACGAAGCGCCTGCGCTTGCGATCGCCTTTGCCTGCGCGCAGGGAAGTAGCGTGCTTAGAAATGCCGCCGAGCTGCGCGTGAAGGAGTGCGACCGCATAAAAGTAACCTGCGAAGGGCTTCGTGCCTGCGGTATTAAGGCGCGCGAGCTACAAGACGGCTGGCAGATCGAAGGCGGCGAGGCGAACGCGGCGATCATCACGCCGTGCGGCGACCATCGTATCGCGATGAGTTTTGCGATTTTAGGCTTAAGATCGGGGATGATCGTCGAGGATAGCGATTGTATCGCGACGTCGTTTCCGAACTTCGCCGCGATTTTAAGACAGATCGGAGCCGGCGTTGAAGATTGA
- the pheT gene encoding phenylalanine--tRNA ligase subunit beta yields the protein MIITRNWLQEWIDISEISSEKLLSTLNSIGLEVDAHDKISLPKGVVVGLVKSKRRHENSDHLNVCEVDVGKQSLQIVCGAKNVEAGQYVAVSLIGAVLPSGLEIKPAKLRGVESYGMICSATELGLAKTNDGIMVLDSSIGELVLGKELREYEIFNDDLIEIELTANRGDCLSILGIARDLSAALDLPLKEKHEFEDADGAPGIGRILSVRASDEVSAKFAFRAYEIKGELKLNLKQTLRLASVGILQSCAVQNFINYATHSTGVLLRTYDFEKIASADGKVALDIKPMPNGEFGVYAGKRLLSVAGICQDAELKACCSSKVVLLEANYTAPLIIAKAVNENKSLKGDEHVYRSSRGSEPKLRLGLDLLFRLLVKNSAVSLYAGTQKISNALEPLIVGFSEKEINSMIGAQIPRDKIVKILKRLGFDVGVEADLITAKVPPFRHDIVNSHDVCEEIVRIVGIDNIAAAPLSFYEKNRLNDTYVNLQNGRKLRSKAAAVGFFECVHYVFDDGKALENLGFKPCKVKILNPINGELDALRPTLINHLLESAERNLKNSRRSVKLFELGEVFDADGSQCLRLGFIASGLKAEPSIAAGAKPAAVDFLYFANLIQSVIGKFNVRLPGENLKFLSEFEQAQIEQGGEIVGFIGRVDYAVEAGRDLDKSYLCEIDFSKLKFENIVADVYSKFPNVSRDLSILVPSGMRFEQIKQCIDALKIEALKELIPSDLYSDESLGDSKSLTIRLVFQDLQKTLCDEEVAGFTDKILAALSSELGLGLR from the coding sequence ATGATAATAACGAGAAATTGGTTGCAGGAGTGGATCGACATAAGCGAAATTTCAAGCGAAAAGCTGCTTTCTACGCTAAATTCCATCGGTCTTGAGGTTGACGCTCACGATAAAATTTCGCTTCCCAAAGGCGTCGTAGTAGGACTCGTAAAAAGCAAGCGTCGACACGAGAATTCCGATCATCTAAACGTTTGCGAGGTTGATGTCGGTAAGCAGAGCCTGCAGATCGTCTGTGGCGCGAAAAATGTCGAGGCAGGGCAATATGTTGCAGTTAGCCTAATCGGCGCCGTACTGCCTAGCGGCCTTGAGATAAAGCCTGCCAAACTTCGCGGTGTGGAGAGCTACGGCATGATCTGTTCGGCAACGGAGCTTGGGCTTGCCAAGACGAATGACGGCATTATGGTGCTTGATAGCAGCATCGGCGAGCTCGTGCTCGGCAAGGAGCTGCGCGAGTATGAAATTTTTAACGACGATCTTATCGAGATCGAGCTTACCGCCAATCGCGGCGACTGCCTTAGCATCTTAGGCATAGCGCGCGATCTAAGCGCAGCGCTTGATCTGCCGCTAAAGGAAAAGCACGAGTTTGAAGATGCCGACGGAGCGCCTGGTATCGGTAGAATTTTAAGCGTACGTGCAAGCGATGAGGTAAGCGCTAAATTTGCTTTTCGAGCTTATGAGATCAAAGGCGAGCTGAAGTTAAATTTAAAGCAGACCTTGCGTCTTGCAAGCGTTGGTATTTTGCAAAGCTGCGCGGTGCAAAATTTCATCAACTACGCTACTCATTCTACTGGAGTGTTGCTGCGCACTTATGATTTTGAAAAGATCGCTTCCGCAGATGGCAAGGTAGCGCTTGATATAAAGCCCATGCCAAACGGTGAGTTCGGCGTTTATGCGGGCAAGAGATTGCTTAGCGTAGCAGGAATTTGCCAAGACGCGGAGCTAAAGGCGTGTTGCAGTAGCAAAGTGGTGCTATTAGAGGCAAACTACACCGCGCCACTAATTATCGCTAAAGCAGTAAACGAAAACAAAAGCCTAAAAGGCGACGAGCATGTGTATCGCTCAAGCAGAGGCAGCGAGCCAAAGCTTAGGCTAGGGCTCGATCTGCTATTTAGATTGCTAGTAAAAAATAGCGCCGTTAGCCTATATGCGGGCACACAAAAGATTTCAAATGCTTTGGAGCCGCTTATCGTGGGCTTTAGCGAAAAAGAGATAAACTCAATGATCGGCGCGCAAATTCCGCGCGATAAGATCGTAAAAATTTTAAAAAGGCTGGGCTTTGATGTGGGCGTCGAAGCCGATCTTATCACTGCCAAGGTGCCGCCTTTCCGCCACGATATCGTAAATTCCCACGACGTGTGCGAGGAGATCGTGCGTATCGTAGGCATCGATAATATCGCCGCTGCGCCGCTAAGCTTCTACGAGAAAAACCGCTTAAACGATACCTACGTAAATTTACAAAACGGGCGCAAGCTTCGCAGCAAGGCGGCAGCAGTAGGATTTTTCGAGTGCGTACATTATGTATTTGACGACGGCAAGGCGCTAGAAAACTTAGGCTTTAAGCCGTGCAAGGTTAAAATTTTAAATCCGATAAACGGCGAGCTGGACGCGCTAAGACCGACGCTGATTAATCATCTGCTGGAATCTGCTGAGCGAAATTTAAAGAATTCTCGCAGAAGCGTCAAGCTTTTTGAGCTAGGAGAGGTGTTTGATGCGGACGGCTCGCAGTGCCTAAGACTGGGCTTTATTGCTAGCGGACTAAAGGCGGAGCCCTCTATCGCTGCCGGCGCAAAACCTGCCGCAGTGGATTTTTTGTATTTTGCAAATTTAATCCAAAGCGTCATCGGTAAATTTAATGTCAGGCTGCCTGGCGAAAATTTGAAATTTTTAAGCGAATTCGAGCAAGCTCAGATTGAGCAGGGCGGCGAGATAGTGGGCTTTATCGGGCGCGTGGATTACGCCGTAGAAGCAGGGCGCGATCTGGATAAAAGCTATCTGTGCGAGATCGATTTTTCCAAGCTTAAATTTGAAAATATAGTAGCGGATGTTTATTCGAAATTCCCTAACGTATCGCGCGATCTAAGCATTTTGGTGCCGAGCGGAATGCGCTTCGAGCAGATTAAGCAGTGTATAGACGCCCTTAAAATCGAGGCGCTAAAGGAGCTTATCCCAAGCGATCTTTATAGTGACGAAAGCCTGGGTGATTCAAAGAGCCTGACGATCAGACTTGTATTTCAAGACCTTCAAAAAACGCTCTGCGACGAGGAAGTCGCAGGCTTTACCGATAAAATTTTAGCCGCGCTTAGCAGCGAGTTGGGACTTGGGTTGCGATGA